CCGCGAGATCGTGCGCAAGTGCAGCAGATTCACCGAACTGATCGGGTTCCGTCACGAGATCACCGCCAACCTGCTGTTCCTCCGGTTCGAGTTCACCACCGGTGATGCATCGGGACACAACATGGCGACGCTGGCCGCCGATGCGCTCCTGACACACATCCTGCAGACCATTCCGGGCATCACGTACGGCTCGATCTCGGGCAACTACTGCACCGACAAGAAGGCCACCGCGATCAACGGCATCCTCGGGCGCGGCAAGAACGTGGTCACGGAACTGCTGGTGCCGCGCGCCGTCGTCCACGAGGTGCTGCACACGTCGGCGGCCGCGATAGCGGAACTGAACGTGCACAAGAACATGATCGGTACCGCGCTCGCCGGCGGAATCCGCTCGGCCAACGCGCACTACGCGAACATGCTGCTCGCGTTCTATCTGGCCACGGGCCAGGACGCGGCCAACATCGTCGAGGGCTCCCAGGGCTTCACCGTGGCCGAGGACCGCGACGGCGACCTCTACTTCTCCTGCACCCTGCCCAACCTGATCATGGGGACGGTCGGAAACGGCAAGGGCCTCCAGTTCGTCGAGGAGAACCTGACCCGGCTCGGCTGCCGGGCGGCACGCGAACCCGGCGAGAACGCGCGCCGCCTCGCGGTCATAGCGGCCGCGACGGTGCTGTGTGGCGAACTGTCGCTCCTGGCGGCACAGACGAACCCGGGCGAGCTGATGCGGGCCCACGTCCACTTGGAGCGCAAGAACGAGACCACGAAGGTCGGAGGTCAGTGATGTCAGTGATGTCGGGGGACCCCACCATCGGAATCCACGACCTTTCGTTCGCGACGACTCAGTACGTCCTGACGCACACGACGCTGGCCACCGAGAACGGCACCGACATCGCCAAGTACCACGCCGGTATCGGCCAGCGGTCGATGAGCGTGCCCGCCGCCGACGAGGACATCGTGACCATGGCGGCAGCCGCTGCCGCTCCCGTCATCGCCCGGCACGGCGCCGAACGGATCCGCACGGTCGTCTTCGCGACGGAGACCTCCGTCGATCAGGCGAAAGCGGCCGGCATACACGTCCATTCGCTTCTGGGCCTGCCGTCGGCCACCCGTGTCGTCGAGCTCAAGCAGGCCTGCTACGGCGCCACGGCAGCCCTGCAGTTCGCCATCGGCCTCGTCCACCGCGACCGCACCCAGCAGGTGCTCGTGATCGCCAGCGACGTCTCGAAGTACGAGCTCGGCAACCCCGGTGAAGCGACCCAGGGAGCCGCCGCGGTAGCCATGCTGGTCAGCGCTGATCCCGCCCTGGTGCGGATCGAGGACCCCTCGGGCGTCTTCACCGCCGACATCATGGACTTCTGGCGGCCGAACTACCGCACCACTGCCCTGGTCGACGGGCAGGAGTCCATCTCCGCCTACCTCCAGGCGGTGGAAGGGACGTGGAAGGACTACACCGAGCAAGGAGGCCGTGCGCTCACGGAGTTCAGCGCCTTCTGCTACCACCAGCCGTTCACGAAGATGGCGTACAAGGCGCACCGTCACCTGCTGGAACACGGCGGGCACGACACCGACCAGGCCGAGATCGCCCGTTGCGTCGGGCCCACGACGGCCTACAACATGGATGTCGGCAACAGCTACACCGCGTCGGTGTACCTCGCACTGGCCTCCCTGCTGGACCACGCCGACGACCTCACCGATCAGGCTGTCGGCTTCCTCAGCTACGGGTCCGGCAGCGTCGCGGAATTCTTCGCCGGCACCGTCGTGCCGGGATACCGCTCCCACCTGCGCTCCGCCATGCATCGCGAGGCGGTCGCCCGGCGCGAGGACATCGACTACGCGAAGTACCGCGCGCTCCACGAGCAGGCCTTTCCGGTCGACGGCGGGGACCATCCCCTGCCACGGGAAACCACAGGCCCGTACCGGCTGGCCGGAATCTCCGGTCACAAGCGCATCTACGAGCCCCGCTAAGTCCGCTGCCGCTCCGGCCTCCGGATCGTCAGAACCCGTACAGAGACACACACTTGGAGGATGCATGTCCGAAACCGCTGAGGTGGCAGAGCTCTATGCGGCCATCGAGGAATCCGCGCGCCTGCTGGAGGTTCCCTGCGCACGGGACACGGTCCTGCCCGTCCTGACCGCGTACGGGGACGCACTCGCGCACGACGCGACCGTGGTCGCCTTCAGGGTGGCGACCGCCGTGCGCCACGTGGGCGAGCTCGACTGCCGCTTCACGACGTACCCGAAGGACCAGGACCCCTATGCCGTCGCGCTGTCGAACGGCCTTACCGCGACGACGGAGCATCCGGTGGGCGCGGTGCTCTCGGACGTCCAGGGACGCTGCCCCGTCGACAGCTACGGCATCGACTTCGGAGTGGTCGGCGGGTTCAAGAAGGTCTACGCGTTCTTCACCCCCGATGACCTGCAGGAGCTGTCAAAGATCGCCGACCTTCCGTCCATGCCGCCCGGCCTGGCCGCGAACGCCGACTTCTTCTCCCGCCATGGCCTGGACGACCGGGTCGGCGTGATCGGTGTCGACTACCCGCACCGCACGGTGAACATCTACTTCAACGACGTACCGACCGCATGCTTCGAGCCGAAGACCATCGCGTCGATGCTCGCCGACCTCGGTATGCCGGACCCCAGCGAGCAGTTGCTGGGACTCGGCCGGGAAGCCTTCGGACTCTACGTGACCTTGAACTGGGAGTCCTCGGCGATCGAGCGGATCTGCTTTGCGGTGACCACCACGGATCTGGCGACGCTCCCGGTCAGGATAGAGCCGGAGATCGAGCAGTTCGTGCGCAGCGTTCCCTATGGCGGAGCCGACCGGAAGTTCGTCTACGGCGTGGCCTCGTCCCCCGAAGGGGAGTACTTCAAGATCGAGTCCCACTACAAGTGGCAGCCGGGGGCGATGGACTTCATCTGAGCCGGCCGCCCCGTGGTCCTGGGCAGAGGCACCGCGTCAGCGGCTGCGCGGGGACACCAGGCCCGACTCGTAGGCCAGGACCACGAGTTGGGCGCGGTCGCGGGCCTGGAGCTTGCTCATGGCCCGGTTGATGTGGGTCTTCGCGGTCAGCGGGCTGATGACCATGCTGTCCGCGATCTCGTCGTTGGACAGGCCCTGCGCGACCAGGGTGACGGCCTCACGTTCGCGGTTGGTCAGCTCCTCCAGCCCGGTGCCGGCCTCTGTGCCGAGTGGCTGCGCGACATACCGGTTGATCAGCATTTTGGTGATGGAGGGCGCCAGCAGGGCGTCACCGCGGGCGGCGACGCGGACCGCGTGCAGGAGGTCCTCCGGCACGATGTCCTTGACGAGGAATCCGGCGGCGCCGGCGCGCAGTGCGTTGAACACGTTCTCGTCCAGGCCGTAGTTGGTCAGGATGACGACGTGCATCTGGGCAAGCACCGGGTCCGCAGCGACCTCCCGGGTCGTCTCGATGCCGTCCATGACCGGCATCGAGATGTCGACGAGGGCGAGGTCGGGCATGTGCTCTCTGGCAAGGGCCAGGCCTTCTTTGCCGTTGGCGGCCTCGGCCACCACCTCGATGTCGTCCTCGGCGTCTAGCAGTGCGCGGAAGCCGCTGCGCAGGAGCGGCTGGTCGTCGACGAGCAGTACACGGATCATGAAATCCTCGCCACGGGGAGTTCGGCCTGGACGGTGAAGCCGCCACCGGTACGCGGTTCCGCGCGCAATCGGCCGCCCAGCGCGGCGACGCGCTCGCGCATCCCGAGCAGTCCGACGCCGGGTACCGGCGCGGCACCCGGTTTGGCCGTCCCGTCGTCGTCGACCTGGATGGACAGGGCGTCGGGAAGATAGTCGATGCGGACCGACGCAGTGGCGGCCGCCGCGTGGCGGGCGGTGTTGGTCAGCGACTCCTGGACGATCCGGTACGCGGTGCGGTCCACCGCATCCGGCACGTCGTGTCGCTGGCCCTCGATCGTCAGCGTCGTCTTCAGACCGATCCCGTGGGCCCGTTGCACCAGTTCGGGGAGGTGATCGAGCCCGTGGGACAGCGGCTGGACGGTGTCGTCGCGCAGGGTCTCCAGCGTCGCTCGCAGCTCCCGTGTCGCCTCGCGGCCGGCCACCTGGATCGCGAGGAGCGCCTCCGGCACCTGCTCGCCGCGCTTGCGGGCCAGGTGGACGGCGACCTCGGACTGCACCTTGACGATGGAGATCTGGTGGGTGAGCGAGTCGTGCAACTCCCGTGCGATGTGGAGCCGCTCCTCCGTCGCGCGCAGCCGAGCGGTTTCCTCACGGGTGCGCTCGGCCTCGTCGGCCCGCCGCTCCGCCTGCCGCAGTGCCTCACCCGCGGCACCGGCGGCGACCAGCCAGGCGATCTCGAGCACGCTGCGGGCCTGTGCCAGCGCTTCTGCCGTCGCCTCGCCGCCGGGCGAGGCCAGAACGGCGAGCGGCAGCAGGATCAGCAGGGCCACGGAAGTCAGCACGGTGACGAGGCGATGCCCCGCTCGTACGGCCGCGTACACCGCGAACAGGTAGGCGACAGCGGGTACTTCGAAGCCGGCCGCGTTGTAGCCCGCGACGCACAGCCCCGTAACGACCAGGACCACGAGCGGAGTTCGCCTGCGGGCGATGAGCGCCAGGCCGCTCGCCACGACAAGCGCGTAGCCGAGTGAGTCGAGATCTGTGGCGGAGTGATCCTCGGCCAGCGCGGTGATGAGGAGTGTCCCCGTCACGCCGATCGCGATCACCCAGTCCTTGGTCCGGGCCCAGACTCTGGACAGTCCTGTGGTCATACGCGCACCTTAACCGGACCTTGTCCGGCGGGAGTCGCTCTCGGGGACGAACGATCCACTACCGCACGCGCAGTAGCTTCGCCGCTTCTACTGCTGCCGCGGCAAGAGGGCCTTGGTGCGGTCCCGCCGCCCCCACGCGACCACGGTGCCGAGCAGGAGCAGGATCACCGCCAGGAGCGAGAACGCGTCGATGACGAGGTTGGTGATCACCGCCCCGACCATCAGGCTGACCAGCCCGAGCGCGGCCAGGCCGACCAGGCGCGGCACCAACAGGCCGACAACACCGAGAAGTTCGAGGCAGCCGACGAAGTACCTGAGCCACTGGCCTGCACCGATCTGGTCGAAGGCCTCGACCATCGGCTCGGCGCCCGCGAGCTTCGCGGTGCCGGCGGCCAGGAACACCAAGGTCAGGAGTGCCTGGGACACCCACAGGGCGATGACCGTGGTCCGGCCCGATCCGGCACCCGCTGTTCTCAGCAGCCCGCTCATCAGAGCCTCCAGTTCTTGTCCAGCAATGAGGCGAGCAGATCGCCGAGGATCTGCGGGCCGTGTTGTGTGAGGACGGATTCGAGGTGGAATTGCACGGACTGGAAGCCCGCGCCGCGCAGGGCGTGCACTTCGCCCGTCCGGGGGTTCCGGCTGATGTCGACGGGCTTGCGCCGGCCGGTCCCAGGAAGGAAGTCGTGTTCGGTGCGGGCGGCGTAGGTGTTGTAGAAGCCGACGAGTTCGGATCGGTCGAACAGGTCGACCCGCTTCTGTACGCCTTGGTTGGGCACCGCGCGCCGTACGAGGTCGAGCCCGATCTCGCGGGCGAGTATCTGGTGAGCCAGGCAGATCGAAAGGAACGGGACGCTGCCGGCGAGGAGGTCACGGGTGAGCACGCGCAGCGTGGCCATGCGCGGGTCCGTGGTGTCACGGGGATCGCCGGGGCCGGGGCCGACGATGACCAGGTCGAATCCTGCCGGGGCGAGTGGCTCGTCGAACCGCGTCAGGGTGGTCCGCAGGCCGAGGGAGCGCAGCTGATGGCCGAGCATCCCCGTGAAGGTGTCTTCGTTGTCCACGACCAGGACGCGCCGCCCCTCCAGCGCCGGGTCCGGTCTCCTCTGGTGCGCGCCGTCGAGCCAGAACCGCGAGAGCGTCCTGTTGCGGGACTTCAGCGCCTGGCGCACTTGAGGATGGGTGGCCGGTGAGGAGCGGGCTCCCACCGGAGTGCGTGCGTCCTCCTCGGTGCCTCCTCCCACGAGGCCGAGCGCCTTGAGCATGCCCGCGGCCTTGGCCCGGGTCTCGGCCACCTCGGAATTGGGGCGGGAGTCCCGGACGAGCGAAGCACCGACGCCCAGGCGCAGACGGCCGTCGCCGCCGACCTCGGCGGTCCGGATCATGATCGCGGAGTCGAGGGTGCGGCCACCCGCCGCATCGTGTCCGATCACCGCGAGGACGCCGCCGTAGTATCCGCGGCCCGTCGTCTCATGACGGCGGATGACCCGGAAGGCGTTCTCCAGGGGGCTGCCGGTGACGGTCGGCGCGAGCAGGGTCTCCCGCAGCACGTCGCGTACGTCGAGATCACTGTGCCCGGTCAGGATGTATTCCGAGTGGGTCAGGCGCGCCATTTCCTTCAGGAATGGTCCTTGAATCTGCCCGCCGAATGTGCACATACGGGCCATCATTTTCAGTTCTTCGTCGACGACCATATAGAGTTCATTGGCCTCTTTCGGGTCGTTCAGGAACTCGAGGAGACCGTCAATGTCCGGGCCGGTCGCAGGGTGCCGGTACGTCCCGCTGATGGGGTTCATCGAGACGGTCCCGTCGGCGTCCCTGCTGACGTGCCGTTCCGGCGACGCGCCGATGAAGGTGCCCGCGCCGGTGTGGAACAAGAACGTCCAGTACGACCCCAGTTCACCGGTCAGCAGCCGCCGGAAGACGGCGAGCTCCGTACGGACCGAGTAGTCGTCGAGCCGCGCGGTGAACGAACGTCTGATGACGAAGTTGGACCCGGCGCCCTGCCCGATCTCGTCCGCCAGCACCCGCTCGACGATCCCCGCGTAGTCCTCGTCGCTGATGTCGAATCCGGAGTCGGACACCTGCACGCTCTGCTCGGGCAGGCCCATCAGGGCCTGTTCCAGGGTGAGTTCGCTCTGCTCGTGGACCTGCATGGCGAGCAGGGGCGCCTGGTCGTCGACGCAGTCGAAGCCGCGTTCCGTGATCTGCCGGTACGGAACCGCCACGAGCAGATCATGTCGCGCGCCGCCCGCCGGCCCCGCGGGCAGGGGCAGTTCGGCGAGGCTCTCGAACGCCTGGACCTCGCCGGTCAGGACCTCCACGAGCGCGTTCGACGCCGAGCCCGGCCGGTAGAGCAGGGCGAAGGGACGCCCGTCGTCGCCGAGTCCGGCCAGAGAGTGCGAGGGGCCGGCCGTGCTCGCATCCGTCCCGTACATTTCGCTCCCCTTTGCGTGAGATCAGATCACCCCTCTGGATACTGCGGCGGCGAAAAGCCTCGCACAATGACGTGAAGCCGCCATCGCGTGTTTCCGGTAACGCGGCACGGCATGGCGTAAATATCTGAATGCCGTGCACTACTCACGCAGGTAGTGGGCGGGCAGGTGCGGCGCAATTACTGTCGTGGCATACCGGGTCGACGAGAGCGGTGAAAACGACTGTGGATGTGCTGGTCCAAAAATATGGCGGTACCTCTTTGCAGACGCTCGACTGCGTTCGTCACGCCGCCCTGCGCATCGCGGAGGCGCGGCGTCGCGGATCGTCGATGGCCGTGGTGGTCTCCGCGCGCGGCGACAGAACGGATGCTCTGCTGCGCCTTGCGGCAGACGTGGGCGCCTCGGCCTCGTCCCGGGAACTGGATCAGTTGCTGGCCGTGGGCGAGTGCGAGTCGGCGGCGCTGATGGCTCTGGCGCTGAACGGCCTCGGCGTGCCGGCGGTGTCGCTGACCGGTCATCAGGCCGGGATCAGGACCACCGACCGGCATGGCGACGCACTCATCGCGGGGATCGACCCGGCCCGGGTGAGCGCGGCCATGGACGGTGGCGAGGTCGCCGTGATCACCGGCTTCCAGGGGGTCGACCAGGCCGGGGACGTCGCCACGCTCGGGCGGGGCGGCTCGGACACGACCGCCGTGGCGCTCGCGGCTCGGCTCGGGGCCTCCGCCTGCGAGATCTACACCGACGTGGACGGAGTGTTCAGCGCAGATCCCCGCATCCTGCCCGCAGCTCGCTGCCTGCCGTGGATCGACCCCGGCGTCATGGCGGAGATGGCATTCGCGGGCGCTCGGGTGCTGCACACCCGCTGCATCGAACTGGCCGCCATGGAAGGGGTCGAAGTGCACGTTCGGAACGCGTCGACGCAGGCACCCGGAACCACCGTCGCGGGACGCCAGGACAGTCGCCCGCTGGAGACCCGGCGGGCTGTCATGGCAGTGACGCACGACACCGATGTCGCCCGCGTCCT
This Streptomyces sp. NBC_01283 DNA region includes the following protein-coding sequences:
- a CDS encoding hydroxymethylglutaryl-CoA reductase, with amino-acid sequence MNDTHAIAGVPMRWVGPLRISGNTATTETDVPLATYESPLWPSVRRGAKLSMLVENGIVATLVDDRMTRSVYVKADDAQTAYLAALEVDARLDELREIVRKCSRFTELIGFRHEITANLLFLRFEFTTGDASGHNMATLAADALLTHILQTIPGITYGSISGNYCTDKKATAINGILGRGKNVVTELLVPRAVVHEVLHTSAAAIAELNVHKNMIGTALAGGIRSANAHYANMLLAFYLATGQDAANIVEGSQGFTVAEDRDGDLYFSCTLPNLIMGTVGNGKGLQFVEENLTRLGCRAAREPGENARRLAVIAAATVLCGELSLLAAQTNPGELMRAHVHLERKNETTKVGGQ
- a CDS encoding hydroxymethylglutaryl-CoA synthase — its product is MSVMSGDPTIGIHDLSFATTQYVLTHTTLATENGTDIAKYHAGIGQRSMSVPAADEDIVTMAAAAAAPVIARHGAERIRTVVFATETSVDQAKAAGIHVHSLLGLPSATRVVELKQACYGATAALQFAIGLVHRDRTQQVLVIASDVSKYELGNPGEATQGAAAVAMLVSADPALVRIEDPSGVFTADIMDFWRPNYRTTALVDGQESISAYLQAVEGTWKDYTEQGGRALTEFSAFCYHQPFTKMAYKAHRHLLEHGGHDTDQAEIARCVGPTTAYNMDVGNSYTASVYLALASLLDHADDLTDQAVGFLSYGSGSVAEFFAGTVVPGYRSHLRSAMHREAVARREDIDYAKYRALHEQAFPVDGGDHPLPRETTGPYRLAGISGHKRIYEPR
- a CDS encoding aromatic prenyltransferase → MSETAEVAELYAAIEESARLLEVPCARDTVLPVLTAYGDALAHDATVVAFRVATAVRHVGELDCRFTTYPKDQDPYAVALSNGLTATTEHPVGAVLSDVQGRCPVDSYGIDFGVVGGFKKVYAFFTPDDLQELSKIADLPSMPPGLAANADFFSRHGLDDRVGVIGVDYPHRTVNIYFNDVPTACFEPKTIASMLADLGMPDPSEQLLGLGREAFGLYVTLNWESSAIERICFAVTTTDLATLPVRIEPEIEQFVRSVPYGGADRKFVYGVASSPEGEYFKIESHYKWQPGAMDFI
- a CDS encoding response regulator, producing MIRVLLVDDQPLLRSGFRALLDAEDDIEVVAEAANGKEGLALAREHMPDLALVDISMPVMDGIETTREVAADPVLAQMHVVILTNYGLDENVFNALRAGAAGFLVKDIVPEDLLHAVRVAARGDALLAPSITKMLINRYVAQPLGTEAGTGLEELTNREREAVTLVAQGLSNDEIADSMVISPLTAKTHINRAMSKLQARDRAQLVVLAYESGLVSPRSR
- a CDS encoding sensor histidine kinase, with amino-acid sequence MTTGLSRVWARTKDWVIAIGVTGTLLITALAEDHSATDLDSLGYALVVASGLALIARRRTPLVVLVVTGLCVAGYNAAGFEVPAVAYLFAVYAAVRAGHRLVTVLTSVALLILLPLAVLASPGGEATAEALAQARSVLEIAWLVAAGAAGEALRQAERRADEAERTREETARLRATEERLHIARELHDSLTHQISIVKVQSEVAVHLARKRGEQVPEALLAIQVAGREATRELRATLETLRDDTVQPLSHGLDHLPELVQRAHGIGLKTTLTIEGQRHDVPDAVDRTAYRIVQESLTNTARHAAAATASVRIDYLPDALSIQVDDDGTAKPGAAPVPGVGLLGMRERVAALGGRLRAEPRTGGGFTVQAELPVARIS
- a CDS encoding DoxX family protein, with amino-acid sequence MSGLLRTAGAGSGRTTVIALWVSQALLTLVFLAAGTAKLAGAEPMVEAFDQIGAGQWLRYFVGCLELLGVVGLLVPRLVGLAALGLVSLMVGAVITNLVIDAFSLLAVILLLLGTVVAWGRRDRTKALLPRQQ
- a CDS encoding anthranilate synthase family protein, which produces MYGTDASTAGPSHSLAGLGDDGRPFALLYRPGSASNALVEVLTGEVQAFESLAELPLPAGPAGGARHDLLVAVPYRQITERGFDCVDDQAPLLAMQVHEQSELTLEQALMGLPEQSVQVSDSGFDISDEDYAGIVERVLADEIGQGAGSNFVIRRSFTARLDDYSVRTELAVFRRLLTGELGSYWTFLFHTGAGTFIGASPERHVSRDADGTVSMNPISGTYRHPATGPDIDGLLEFLNDPKEANELYMVVDEELKMMARMCTFGGQIQGPFLKEMARLTHSEYILTGHSDLDVRDVLRETLLAPTVTGSPLENAFRVIRRHETTGRGYYGGVLAVIGHDAAGGRTLDSAIMIRTAEVGGDGRLRLGVGASLVRDSRPNSEVAETRAKAAGMLKALGLVGGGTEEDARTPVGARSSPATHPQVRQALKSRNRTLSRFWLDGAHQRRPDPALEGRRVLVVDNEDTFTGMLGHQLRSLGLRTTLTRFDEPLAPAGFDLVIVGPGPGDPRDTTDPRMATLRVLTRDLLAGSVPFLSICLAHQILAREIGLDLVRRAVPNQGVQKRVDLFDRSELVGFYNTYAARTEHDFLPGTGRRKPVDISRNPRTGEVHALRGAGFQSVQFHLESVLTQHGPQILGDLLASLLDKNWRL
- a CDS encoding aspartate kinase; the protein is MLVQKYGGTSLQTLDCVRHAALRIAEARRRGSSMAVVVSARGDRTDALLRLAADVGASASSRELDQLLAVGECESAALMALALNGLGVPAVSLTGHQAGIRTTDRHGDALIAGIDPARVSAAMDGGEVAVITGFQGVDQAGDVATLGRGGSDTTAVALAARLGASACEIYTDVDGVFSADPRILPAARCLPWIDPGVMAEMAFAGARVLHTRCIELAAMEGVEVHVRNASTQAPGTTVAGRQDSRPLETRRAVMAVTHDTDVARVLVHCRDIRRDLAPDVFDALAAEGTVVDLVARSGPHESEFRMGFTIRRSQAGPVRAALHELTAAFDGGVHFDENVGKVSVVGMGLLSRPEYTARLMAALAAAGIPTSWMSTSQMRLSVIVPQERTVEAVETLHHEFQLDRDEPTGVASANSGRSASV